One segment of Pyricularia oryzae 70-15 chromosome 3, whole genome shotgun sequence DNA contains the following:
- a CDS encoding pisatin demethylase yields the protein MQGLTAPILHFLAANWLPVLVAVTAAWLARNRFQKGLHKYPGPFLASLTDFWRVWDVYKQRPEVTHRKLHERYGDVVRLGPNALSFSDPKALKAIYGLNKNMVKSDFYIVQQSVVKGRRLPSLFSTVDESFHAKFRRCVNAAFAMSALVQYEPFVDNTTKLFLDQTQRLFADKPAGDDSGCDFGRWLQFYAFDVIGEITYSKRHGFVEKNEDIDGIVSYLSKLFLYVAPVGQMPLLDLLFLKNPVYLKLSQWGLFDSTFPVAKFARARMAERLPAGGSMNGGFGAGADEKPAAEPHPSTKSPDLLSKFLAAQEARPDFMDDSLVQTMAVSMAFAGSETTAISLSAVFYYLLRNPSAMARLRREIDDAARRGEFEDGETGLVTWHESQRLPYLDACVKEAFRVHPAAGLPLERIVPEGGMEIAGHFVPGGTIVGVSAWVIHNNKDIFGEDVDVYRPERWLVDEELVKAAGPAGHEVRAREEQRIKEMGGMMMQFGMGSRTCIGKNISLLEIYKLVPSLLRRFDIDFKDPQQEWELVNAWFVKQNNFWAKFKTRELVQPDEKSGAIAR from the exons ATGCAGGGCCTCACAGCACCGATACTGCACTTTCTGGCCGCCAACTGGCTCCCGGTCCTCGTCGCCGTCACGGCAGCATGGCTGGCCAGGAACCGCTTCCAAAAGGGGCTGCACAAGTACCCGGGGCCGTTCTTGGCGTCCCTGACGGACTTTTGGCGAGTGTGGGATGTGTACAAGCAGCGCCCCGAAGTCACGCATCGAAAGTTGCATGAAAGGTACGGCGACGTGGTCAGGCTGGGACCCAATGCGCTGTCCTTCTCCGACCCAAAGGCCCTCAAGGCCATTTATGGACTGAACAAGAACATGGTCAAG TCCGACTTTTACATCGTCCAACAATCCGTCGTCAAGGGCCGCCGCCTCCCGTCCCTCTTCAGCACCGTGGACGAGTCCTTCCACGCCAAGTTCCGCCGCTGCGTCAACGCCGCCTTTGCCATGTCGGCCCTGGTCCAGTACGAGCCGTTTGTCGACAACACCACCAAGCTCTTCCTCGACCagacgcagcggctgtttgccgacaagcccgccgGCGACGACAGCGGCTGCGACTTTGGCCGCTGGCTGCAGTTTTATGCCTTTGACGTCATTGGCGAGATCACCTACAGCAAGCGCCACGGCTTCGTCGAGAAGAACGAGGACATTGACGGCATCGTCTCGTACCTCTCCAAGCTGTTCCTCTACGTCGCCCCCGTCGGCCAGATGCCGCTCCTCGACCTGCTCTTCCTCAAGAACCCGGTCTACCTCAAGCTGTCGCAGTGGGGGCTGTTCGACTCGACCTTTCCCGTGGCCAAGTTCGCCCGCGCCCGCATGGCAGAGCGTCTCCCCGCCGGCGGCAGCATGAACGGCGGCTTCGGCGCCGGCGCGGATGAGAAGCCCGCGGCGGAGCCCCACCCCTCGACCAAGTCGCCCGACCTGCTGTCAAAGTTCCTCGCGGCGCAGGAGGCGAGGCCCGACTTTATGGACGACTCGCTGGTGCAGACCATGGCGGTGTCGATGGCGTTTGCCGGCTCCGAGACGACGGCCATCAGCCTCAGCGCCGTCTTCTACTACCTTCTCCGGAACCCGTCCGCCATGGCCAGGCTGAGGCGCGAGATCGACGACGCGGCGCGCAGGGGCGAGTTTGAAGACGGCGAGACGGGCCTGGTGACGTGGCACGAGAGCCAGCGCCTGCCGTACCTGGACGCCTGCGTCAAGGAGGCCTTCCGGGTGCACCCGGCCGCCGGTCTGCCGCTGGAGAGGATCGTCCCCGAGGGCGGGATGGAGATTGCGGGGCATTTCGTGCCCGGCGGCACGATTGTCGGTGTTTCGGCTTGGGTTATCCATAACAACAAGGACATCTTTGGTGAGGATGTGGATGTGTATCGGCCCGAGAGGTGGCTGGTCGATGAGGAGCTGGTCAAGGCTGCCGGGCCGGCTGGGCATGAGGTTCGGGCTCGTGAGGAGCAACGCATCAAGGAGATGGGTGGCATGATGATGCAGTTTGGAATGGGGTCGAGGACTTGCATCGGCAAGAACATCAGCTTGTTGGAGATTTACAAGCTAGTGCCCAGTTTGTTGAGGAGATTTGAC ATCGATTTTAAAGACCCACAGCAAGAATGGGAGCTGGTCAATGCTTGGTTCGTCAAGCAAAACAACTTTTGGGCCAAGTTCAAGACGAGAGAGCTGGTGCAGCCGGATGAGAAGAGCGGTGCGATTGCACGGTGA
- a CDS encoding dehydrogenase/reductase SDR family member 13 — MSAFTNAEKILMAKAWIYGIRPFFKHGKNFNPTRDIPPQTGKTMLVTGGASGIGAAFVAEIARHSPAQVWIADLRPEAAEKAISAISAECPDVKIDFLQIDLGDAESVKRAASEFLSRTERLDVLLNNAGILPAKGWTTKDGYESMFGVNFVGHARLTELLLPRLMETAAIPGADVRVVSVASGGHGVHPKPDGVRLSSGGALLKEPTCGGMTAMQRYAQSKLAVILWVRRLAREFPAITIVSAHPGTVATSIANDLSGSTRQPPAFFVKLTGTKTPEMGCYNQLWCATAPRDQLVSGKYYCPVGLPDQEFGIARDRKKADELEERLWVWLQKELKGDSFVKVDA, encoded by the exons ATGTCC GCCTTTACAAATGCCGAAAAgatcctcatggccaaggcCTGGATCTACGGGATCCGACCCTTTTTTAAACATGGCAAAAACTTCAACCCGACGCGCGATATACCCCCTCAGACGGGCAAGACCATGCTCGTGACGGGCGGCGCCTCAGGAATCGGAGCGGCATTCGTGGCCGAGATTGCGCGCCACTCGCCCGCGCAGGTCTGGATCGCCGACCTGCGCCCCGAGGCGGCCGAAAAGGCAATCTCGGCCATCTCGGCCGAGTGCCCCGACGTCAAGATAGATTTTCTCCAGATCGACCTGGGCGACGCCGAGTCGGTGAAGCGGGCCGCGAGCGAATTCCTGTCGCGCACCGAGCGCCTCGACGTGCTCCTCAACAACGCCGGCATCCTGCCCGCCAAGGGGTGGACGACCAAGGACGGCTACGAGTCCATGTTTGGCGTCAACTTTGTCGGCCACGCGCGCCTGACGGAGCTCCTGCTGCCGCGCCTGATGGAGACGGCCGCGATCCCGGGGGCGGACGTGCGCGTCGTCTCGGTCGCGAGCGGCGGCCACGGCGTGCACCCCAAACCGGACGGCGTGCGGctgagcagcggcggcgcgctGCTCAAGGAGCCGACCTGCGGCGGCATGACGGCCATGCAGCGCTACGCGCAGAGCAAGCTGGCCGTGATCCTGTGGGTGCGCCGCCTCGCGAGGGAGTTTCCCGCCATCACCATCGTGTCGGCCCACCCGGGGACCGTCGCCACCAGCATCGCCAACGACCTCTCTGGCAGCACCCGGCAACCGCCAGCGTTCTTCGTCAAGCTCACGGGCACAAAGACGCCCGAGATGGGGTGCTACAACCAGCTCTGGTGCGCCACCGCCCCCAGGGATCAGCTCGTCAGCGGAAAGTACTACTGCCCCGTCGGGCTGCCGGATCAGGAGTTTGGCATCGCCAGGGATAGGAAAAAGGCGGACGAGCTGGAGGAGAGGTTGTGGGTTTGGCTGCAGAAGGAGCTCAAGGGGGACAGCTTTGTAAAGGTGGATGCTTAG